One Anastrepha obliqua isolate idAnaObli1 chromosome 6, idAnaObli1_1.0, whole genome shotgun sequence DNA window includes the following coding sequences:
- the LOC129249839 gene encoding uncharacterized protein LOC129249839 — protein sequence MNEYAQDALCYVRKYGRPDLFITFTCNPQWDDIKNNLFAGQSTTDRHDITARVFRQECKCLMDLNVKLYVFGEVRCHMYPIEWQKRGLPHAHILIWLVHKITPDQIENLISAEINNHTADPELFQVVVKNMIHGPCGELNVNSPCMIDEKCSKRYPRQFTSDTITGNDGYPLYRRRSPNDNGKTAIIRMHNKEVEVDNRWVVPYCPLLSKIFNAHINVEYCNSVKSIKYICMYVNKGSDMAIFGVAGDNRNDEITQYQMGRYISSNEAVWRIMSFAMHERHPAVVHWAVHLENSQRVYFNVANLLERAAQPPTTTLTGFFKLCETDTFAITFLYSEVPQYYTWNVYTSKHVCTSKQC from the coding sequence ATGAACGAATATGCACAAGACGCATTGTGTTATGTACGAAAATACGGTCGACCGGATCTGTTCATTACATTTACATGTAATCCGCAGTGGGATGacatcaaaaacaatttatttgcagGACAGTCGACAACCGATCGTCATGACATTACTGCGCGTGTTTTTCGGCAAGAATGTAAATGCCTTATGGATTTAAAtgtgaaattatatgtatttgggGAGGTGCGTTGCCATATGTACCCCATCGAATGGCAGAAAAGGGGATTGCCGCACGCACATATACTAATTTGGCTGGTACATAAAATAACTCCGGATCAAATCGAAAACCTTATATCAGCTGAAATTAATAACCACACTGCTGATCCTGAGTTATTTCAAGTTGTCGTTAAAAACATGATACATGGACCGTGCGGTGAACTAAATGTGAATTCACCATGTATGATTGATGAAAAGTGTTCGAAACGATACCCAAGGCAATTTACTTCGGACACAATAACGGGCAATGACGGATATCCGTTGTATCGACGTAGATCACCTAATGATAATGGCAAAACGGCAATCATTAGAATGCATAACAAGGAAGTTGAAGTTGATAATCGTTGGGTGGTTCCGTATTGTCCattattatcgaaaatattcaacGCTCATATAAATGTGGAATATTGTAATTCTGTCAAatccattaaatatatttgcatgtatgtaaataaagggAGCGATATGGCTATTTTCGGTGTTGCTGGTGATAatagaaatgatgaaattactcaGTATCAAATGGGTCGCTATATTAGTAGCaatgaagctgtctggaggattatGTCGTTTGCAATGCACGAAAGACATCCTGCGGTTGTTCACTGGGCTGTGCATCTTGAGAATAGTCAAcgtgtttattttaatgtagcAAATTTGTTGGAAAGAGCAGCGCAACCCCCAACAACTACGTTAACAggttttttcaaattatgcgaAACTGATACATTTGCGATAACTTTCTTATATTCTGAAGTGCCACAGTATTACACATGGAATGTGTATACATCCAAACATGTGTGTACATCCAAACAATGttga
- the LOC129249840 gene encoding uncharacterized protein LOC129249840: MRVFLQQDETANVLDIGNNKVAVDTSTGFITLPPDFRQITDSKEELIQSVFPDIAQKFNNHNWLGKRAILAAQNKDVEDLNATIQNFLPGQNEQLQRVSELHRSYDALQYPILHWKGDDGYHINIPMIDPRTGLHIQKKVSAMNFYSYRLMVRPQEQNYILRCRKLYHQYIVDMYAKIETERLNFIRFNQAKLRSEQYIHLQDAIANDDNIILKTSDV; the protein is encoded by the exons ATGCGAGTATTTTTGCAACAAGATGAAACTGCGAATGTGTTAGACATTGGAAATAATAAAGTCGCAGTGGACACCTCGACCGGGTTCATCACGTTACCCCCGGATTTCCGTCAAATCACAGACTCAAAAGAAGAGCTTATTCAGAGTGTTTTTCCAGATATAGCGCAAAAGTTCAATAACCATAATTGGCTGGGTAAACGAGCAATATTGGCAGCGCAAAATAAAGATGTCGAGGATCTCAATGCGACCATTCAGAATTTTCTTCCAGGACA AAATGAGCAATTGCAACGTGTTTCGGAACTTCATCGTAGTTACGACGCATTACAATACCCAATATTGCATTGGAAAGGTGACGATGGCTACCATATCAATATACCAATGATTGATCCACGAAcag GTCTACATATACAGAAAAAAGTTAGTgccatgaatttttattcttatcgaTTGATGGTTCGTCcacaagaacaaaattatatcttGAGATGTCGTAAACTATATCATCAGTACATCGTTGATATGTATgccaaaatagaaacagaacgtcttaattttattcgtttcaaccaagcaaaattaagatctgaacaatatattcatttgcaagatgcgaTAGCGAATgatgataatataatattaaagacATCGGATGTTTAA